One part of the Ziziphus jujuba cultivar Dongzao chromosome 2, ASM3175591v1 genome encodes these proteins:
- the LOC107418374 gene encoding uncharacterized protein LOC107418374 — translation MDVGHCYLDGNADAVEFCPHDSFRHILAASTYTLREGDQPSRSGSISLFHVDAETRQLELFHRVDTAGIFDIKWNSVGRNVVPLLAQADADGYLRIHSLGNHSDGAEGFSLKEINGEKISSSLCLCLDWNPSATSITVGLSDGSVSIISLAESQVQVQEEWKAHDFELWATSFDIHQPNLVYTGSDDCKFSCWDLRDGPSKLAFQNTKVHKMGVCCIAKSPSDPNTLLTGSYDENLRVWDVRSISKPVIETSICLGGGVWRIKHHPFVPGLVLAACMHNGFAIVKIKGDEAEVMETYSKHESLAYGADWQREERSHGDKRTSLVATCSFYDRLLRIWMPESNTLL, via the exons ATGGATGTGGGTCATTGCTATTTGGATGGAAATGCTGACGCTGTGGAGTTCTGCCCTCATGACTCCTTCCGCCATATTTTGGCAGCTTCAACGTACACGTTACGGGAGGGTGATCAGCCCAGTCGGTCTGGGAGCATATCGCTCTTCCATGTTGATGCTGAGACGCGCCAACTTGAATTGTTTCATCGTGTGGATACGGCGGGGATCTTTGATATAAAATGGAACTCGGTTGGAAGGAATGTGGTTCCTTTGCTTGCTCAAGCTGATGCTGATGGGTACTTGAGAATCCATAGTCTTGGGAACCATTCAGATGGAGCAGAAG GGTTTTCTTTAAAAGAGATAAATGGTGAAAAGATCAGCTCTTCATTGTGCCTATGTTTGGACTGGAACCCTTCGGCCACATCCATCACAGTGGGGCTTTCAGATGGATCTGTCTCTATAATTTCTCTGGCAGAATCGCAAGTTCAGGTGCAAGAAGAATGGAAAGCCCATGATTTTGAACTTTGGGCAACTTCTTTTGATATCCATCAGCCCAATTTGGTGTACACCGGCTCGGATGACTGCAAATTCAGTTGTTGGGATTTGCGTGATGGTCCTTCCAAGTTAGCATTCCAAAATACCAAGGTTCATAAAATGGGTGTTTGCTGTATTGCCAAAAGCCCAAGTGATCCAAATACCCTACTTACTGGTAGTTATGATGAGAACCTGAGGGTATGGGATGTAAGGTCAATTTCAAAACCAGTTATTGAAACTTCAATTTGTTTAGGGGGAGGAGTCTGGAGAATCAAGCACCATCCCTTTGTTCCAGGTCTAGTATTGGCTGCTTGTATGCACAATGGGTTTGCAATTGTCAAGATTAAAGGGGATGAAGCTGAAGTTATGGAAACATATAGCAAACATGAGTCACTTGCATATGGAGCTGACTGGCAGAGAGAGGAAAGATCACATGGTGACAAACGGACCTCTCTGGTGGCTACTTGCTCATTTTATGACCGACTTCTTAGGATATGGATGCCAGAAAGTAATACTCTTTTATGA
- the LOC107418386 gene encoding homeobox protein knotted-1-like 6: MMDNPYGIDTTAGFSDQSSMEVPGSFVAPADYLSFEGIGDRVPSFGSDPIFSGSSSTAAVSDEASMVVAAEIQRGTSSVDDEVSRVIREKIASHPLYPKLLQAYIDCQKVGAPPEIACLLDEIRRENEVCKRTAVSTSVVTDPELDDFMETYCEILVKYKSDLARPFDEATNFLNKIQTQLNTLCTTSSASRSYVSDETGGSSEEDLSGGEIDIQDNCQRRNEDRELKDKLMRKYSGYISTLKHEFCKKKKKGKLPKEARQTLLDWWNIHYKWPYPTEADKIALAQLTGLDQKQINNWFINQRKRHWKPSENMQFAIMDSIYGPFCMND; this comes from the exons ATGATGGATAATCCGTACGGAATCGACACAACGGCGGGGTTTTCCGACCAGTCGTCAATGGAGGTTCCGGGAAGCTTTGTTGCTCCGGCGGATTACTTGAGTTTTGAAGGAATCGGGGATCGGGTACCTTCATTCGGATCCGACCCGATATTTTCGGGTTCGTCGTCTACGGCGGCGGTTTCGGATGAAGCTTCAATGGTGGTGGCTGCCGAAATTCAGAGAGGAACATCGTCGGTGGATGATGAGGTTTCACGTGTAATTAGGGAGAAAATCGCTTCTCATCCTCTTTACCCAAAGCTTCTTCAAGCTTACATCGATTGTCAAAAG GTTGGAGCGCCACCAGAGATTGCTTGTTTATTGGACGAAATCCGGCGAGAAAACGAGGTTTGCAAAAGAACCGCCGTTTCAACTTCAGTAGTTACGGACCCTGAGCTCGACGACTTCATG GAAACGTACTGCGAAATACTGGTGAAATACAAATCGGATCTCGCAAGGCCGTTCGATGAAGCTACAAATTTTTTGAACAAGATCCAGACGCAGCTCAACACTCTCTGCACCACTAGTAGTGCATCCAGAAGCTACGTTTCCg ATGAAACTGGTGGATCGTCAGAGGAAGATCTAAGCGGAGGGGAGATAGATATACAGGATAATTGTCAACGAAGAAACGAAGATCGAGAGCTTAAGGACAAGCTTATGCGTAAATATAGTGGTTATATTAGCACTCTAAAACATGAATTctgtaagaagaagaagaagggcaaGTTACCAAAAGAAGCAAGGCAAACCTTACTTGATTGGTGGAACATTCACTATAAATGGCCATATCCAAcg GAAGCCGACAAGATTGCATTGGCACAGTTGACAGGTTTGGATCAGAAACAGATAAACAACTGGTTTATTAATCAAAGGAAACGCCATTGGAAACCATCAGAGAATATGCAATTTGCTATTATGGATAGCATCTATGGTCCATTCTGCATGAATGACTGA
- the LOC125420400 gene encoding cysteine-rich receptor-like protein kinase 1 gives MRFSNPFLQNPIWVFLISSAFFFSSSISDPRIFESGLFCRPSNSSDTENFIPNFISVMESISDGVNDNRWAANNVTSPAPAVYAFAQCHEDLSPTECSTCFAVSRTKLPRCLPATSARIYLDGCYLRYDNHSFYQESTTGGNDDKVSCGAPIDVWKDGYMKMEFARKVKEVIGNVTEKAVGNKGFALLGKRGGIEDVYALAQCWKTLDSGGCRKCLESAGSKLMGCLPGQGGRAMFPGCFLRYATQKFYNEGPDLEDTGLSKFWISIIAILSAMALLLLAVFGAFVGYKRLSKSKKVYKYQAGFSISIHKSSVNFKYETLEKATDCFDASKKLGQGGAGSVYKGILPDGRAVAVKRLFFNTRQWVDEFFNEVNLISGIEHKNLVKLLGCSIEGPESLLVYEYVPNRSLDQILFVKNSNNILSWKQRFDIICGTAEGLAYLHGGCDMKIIHRDIKTSNILLDENLIPKIGDFGLIRCVGSDESHVTTGIAGTLGYMAPEYLVSGQLTEKADVYAFGVLVLEIVCGRKNSVFTLGSSSVLHSVWKNYRANNIVEAVDSNLKGTFPIKEASNVLQIGLLCTQASLTFRPSMSEVVQMLTDIEYAIPSPKQPPFLNASVLTSENSRTSDINSFVSCKHEQSTSQILSPNAKSTMASIRESIFSSALELSEPT, from the exons ATGCGATTCTCGAACCCATTTCTTCAAAATCCCATCTGGGTATTCCTAATTTCCTCTGcattctttttctcttcctcCATCTCCGACCCTCGAATCTTCGAGTCCGGTTTGTTTTGCAGACCTTCCAATAGTTCCGACACCGAAAACTTCATCCCCAACTTCATATCCGTGATGGAAAGCATCTCTGACGGCGTCAACGACAACCGGTGGGCGGCGAACAACGTCACTTCTCCGGCGCCGGCAGTTTACGCCTTTGCTCAATGCCACGAGGATCTCTCACCCACCGAATGCTCGACTTGCTTTGCCGTTTCGAGGACCAAGCTCCCCCGGTGCTTGCCGGCGACATCGGCGAGAATCTATCTCGACGGTTGTTATCTCCGATACGATAACCACAGCTTCTATCAAGAATCGACGACTGGTGGGAACGATGATAAGGTGAGCTGTGGGGCTCCGATTGATGTTTGGAAAGATGGGTACATGAAAATGGAGTTCGCAAGGAAGGTAAAAGAAGTGATTGGGAATGTCACGGAGAAAGCTGTGGGGAATAAAGGATTTGCTCTTTTGGGGAAGAGAGGAGGAATTGAAGATGTTTATGCATTGGCTCAGTGCTGGAAGACGCTCGATAGTGGAGGTTGCAGGAAGTGTTTGGAATCTGCTGGGTCTAAACTCATGGGGTGTTTGCCTGGACAAGGTGGTAGAGCTATGTTTCCTGGGTGTTTTTTGAGATATGCTACCCAGAAGTTCTATAATGAAGGCCCAGATTTAGAGGATACAG GGTTGTCCAAATTTTGGATTAGCATAATAGCCATTCTCTCTGCGATGGCCTTACTTTTGCTTGCTGTCTTTGGAGCTTTTGTTGGCTACAAAAGACTTTCGAAGAGCAAAAAAG TGTACAAATATCAGGCTGGGTTTTCAATTTCTATTCACAAGTCTAGTGTGAACTTCAAATATGAAACACTTGAGAAGGCCACAGATTGTTTTGATGCCTCAAAGAAATTAGGCCAAGGTGGAGCTGGTTCTGTATATAAGGGAATTCTTCCCGATGGGAGAGCTGTTGCTGTAAAAAGATTGTTCTTTAATACACGGCAATGGGTGGATGAGTTCTTCAATGAGGTAAACCTTATTAGCGGAATTGAACATAAGAACCTCGTTAAGCTTTTGGGTTGCAGCATTGAAGGTCCTGAAAGCCTTCTTGTTTATGAGTATGTACCCAATAGAAGTCTCGACCAAATCCTTTTTG TTAAGAACTCAAACAATATTCTAAGCTGGAAGCAGAGATTTGATATCATCTGTGGAACAGCCGAAGGCCTAGCGTATCTTCATGGAGGTTGTGATATGAAAATCATCCACAGGGACATAAAAACCAGCAACATTCTCCTCGATGAGAATCTTATACCAAAGATTGGTGATTTTGGACTTATTCGATGTGTTGGCTCAGATGAAAGTCATGTTACCACAGGAATTGCTGGGACACT GGGATATATGGCACCTGAATATCTTGTTAGTGGGCAGCTAACCGAGAAGGCTGATGTTTATGCCTTTGGAGTGCTGGTTCTTGAGATTGTATGCGGTAGGAAGAATAGCGTTTTCACTCTAGGGTCAAGCTCAGTTTTGCACTCT GTATGGAAGAATTACAGGGCAAACAATATAGTTGAAGCAGTCGATTCCAATTTGAAAGGCACTTTTCCGATAAAAGAGGCATCGAATGTGCTTCAAATCGGGCTTCTCTGCACACAAGCTTCTCTTACATTTAGACCATCCATGTCTGAGGTAGTTCAAATGCTAACTGATATAGAATATGCAATTCCCTCACCAAAGCAACCTCCATTCTTGAATGCTAGTGTACTGACTTCTGAGAACTCTCGGACTTCTGATATAAACTCTTTTGTCTCATGTAAGCATGAGCAATCCACATCTCAAATATTGTCTCCTAATGCCAAATCCACCATGGCCAGTATTCGAGAATCGATTTTCTCATCGGCATTGGAATTGTCTGAGCCAACTTAG
- the LOC125420395 gene encoding (+)-cis,trans-nepetalactol synthase NEPS2-like, whose translation MSSESGAGDNQRLQGKVAIVTGGASGIGETVARLFADHGARMVVIVDIQDDLGNKVAESIGVQRCTFVHCDVTDENQVKTTVESTVQKFGQLDVMFSNAGILSSSQQTVLDLDLLGFERLFAINVRGMALCVKHAARAMVEGRVRGSIVCTASVAAKNGAKAHTDYVMSKHAVLGLVRSASMQLGEIGIRVNSVSPNGLATPLTCKGFGLEAAEVEKLFESSACLKGVALKTQHVANAVLFLASDESEFVNGADLAVDGGYVASL comes from the coding sequence ATGTCATCGGAATCCGGAGCCGGCGATAACCAGAGACTACAAGGCAAGGTCGCCATAGTCACCGGCGGCGCCAGCGGAATCGGCGAGACCGTCGCTCGTCTCTTCGCCGATCATGGAGCTCGAATGGTCGTCATCGTCGACATTCAAGACGATTTAGGCAACAAAGTAGCCGAATCCATCGGCGTCCAAAGGTGCACCTTCGTTCACTGCGATGTAACCGATGAGAACCAAGTCAAAACCACCGTGGAGTCAACGGTCCAGAAATTCGGTCAGCTCGATGTCATGTTCAGCAACGCGGGGATTCTCAGCAGCTCCCAACAGACCGTCCTCGATCTCGACCTCTTGGGGTTCGAACGTCTTTTCGCCATCAACGTCCGCGGAATGGCTCTGTGCGTGAAACACGCGGCGCGTGCGATGGTCGAAGGGCGCGTGAGGGGAAGCATAGTGTGTACTGCGAGTGTGGCGGCGAAAAACGGTGCAAAAGCACACACAGATTACGTGATGTCGAAGCATGCGGTGCTGGGATTGGTACGTTCGGCGAGTATGCAGCTGGGCGAAATCGGGATCAGAGTCAACAGTGTGTCTCCCAATGGGCTCGCCACACCGCTTACGTGTAAGGGGTTTGGGCTGGAGGCTGCGGAAGTAGAGAAGCTGTTCGAGTCGTCTGCCTGTTTAAAAGGTGTTGCTCTGAAAACGCAACACGTGGCGAATGCCGTGCTTTTTCTTGCTTCTGATGAATCCGAGTTCGTCAATGGCGCTGACCTGGCCGTTGATGGAGGGTATGTTGCTTCGCTGTAA